Genomic DNA from Candidatus Hydrogenedentota bacterium:
GCGGCCGTTAGCGTAGAGCGGCGCGGGAGTTCGGGGGTTTCTGTCCACCATGGCGCGCGAGCCGGGCCGCCCTATCCACTGCACCTCGAGCTGGTCGGCGCCCGTCGCGCCCAACAACGTGTCGTGGCTCCGCGCCGAGTTGTCCGGCGTGCCGTACTGATGGGTCCAGGCTCCCGCGCCGTCCAACGGAGGCCGCTCGACACGGACCCATCCGCCAATATCCTCTTCCGTAATCTCGAAGATCTTGCCGCCATCGGGACGCAGCACACGCGCGAGCTCATCGGCCATGCCCTCGGGCGAGTCACCCATGAGCCCGCGGTCAAGAACGACAAGGTTTGCGAAGAATTTCGTAAACGGCAGCTTCGCGTACGATTCCACCGCGTGCAGCGTGAGGCGCGGACCATACAGACCCGCTTCCTGAAGCGTTGTCCGGGCCGCCTCGACCTTTTCATCCCCCAGTTCCACCCCAAGAACATTTAGCTGCGTCCGCCCGGCGAGTTCACACGCTACGCCGCCATCGCCCGCGCCCAGGATGACCGCATATCCCGAGGTAATGCCGGTCTGGTCAACGATGCGCTGCGCAACCTTGGCGTTCCGGGCCGCGGCCTCCCCGTTGCCGCGCGGACCACGGGCATCCGGCAGGGATGGCACGCTGTAATTGAACATCGTGTCGCATTCGTACCATTCGGTCGCCGGCCCCTCTGCCGAGCCATCAACCGCGATACGGTACCGGTAGACGGTGTTTCGCTTGACACCCGCCACCTCAAGCGTGTGCTCGGTCCCGGGGACCTCGTCAACGATACGCTCGACCGCGTCCCCATTGCGCCACTCAAGCGCGGACGGCGCCGGTTTCGAGGTTCGCCATCCGATCCGAGCCTTCAAAGCACCTTCAAACTGCAAATAGGGACCAAGGGCGAGTCGAGTCACCCCAGGAACCAAATCGGAGTGTTCCGCGAAGTTAGCCGCAATCTCCGGTTCGGCCAGGGCCCGCTCATAGACACGCACCGCAAGCACACTGCCCTTGGTGCGAAAAAACTCGTTGTCGTCGTGATAAGCCCCGATTTCGAAAAAGGCCTTCTCGGGATACAGGACCGGTCCCGATTGTTCCCGCGACGACGCAGACAGCGAGCCGTCGACGTACAGCCGCATCTCTTTGCCATCGTACACGCCCGCGACGTGATGCCATTCGCCGCCTATAAACGGTTTCGCGGCCATCAAATACGTAAGTTTGCCGTTGCCGTCGTCCGCCCCTTTGGTCGATAGAGCCAGACAGAACCGGTCGTCGCGGAACCCGAGCATCCAGCCGGATTCCTCGGGCCCGTTGTCGCGAATAACGCCAATGAACGCCCCCCACTCCTCGGGGACATTCACTTTGACCCAGGATTCTACCGTAAACTGAGTCCGCGGCAGTCGGGCTGATTCGAGGTTTTCCGTAATCAGAAGCTGGTTCGTCTCTCCGTCCAGCCGCAGGGCCGCGGGCATATCGTCGAACTGAATGGGGCCGGCAATGGTGATGTCCATGCCGCCGGCCAGTGCTTTGGCGCGCTCGAAGTCGAGGTGCTCGGGCGTAAACTCCCAATGATGGATCAAGCCGGTCGTGACTGGCGCCGCCCACGCGGAAACACCCGCCACAACACTGGCCGCGATGACGGCAAAGATGTGCTTCATGTTCTCTCCGTTACACGTAACTTCTTCTTCAGCGCGCGAACACGCTCGTTGCCGCGCATCCCGCCGCACGGCCAACGCGGGCGCTCAAGCAAGTATCGCCGCACGAACCGCTCAGATCAAGGCCGCCCTGACTGCCCCTATCCGGATACTGTGAAGCAGGGCGGCAGGGGCACTTTGCCGTTCGGGGGGCAGTCGAGGATTTCGAGACCCCCATCGGCTGAAATAAGACCGGCGCGCCTGTATCGGGCTACAGCGCCGACGGCGCGAAACATACCAGCCCAGACCGAAGGTCTGGGGAAGCAAATCCCTCATACCACCCGGGCTGAAGGCCAGGCACATCGTTAAACCATGCGTGGAGACATTCGCATTTTACGTTGACGGGGCTGAGCGGCTTTGGCACGGTGATGTTTCGGGCCTTCAGCCCTTCCATTTTGGATTGCCGTCTTCCCGGCCCTTCGGGCCAGGCTGGTATGGGACGCGCCGTTGGCGCTGAAGAAGGCCGGGCAGTCGGGTCACATGAGCCGTGTGGTGCTGCAGCCCATCTTTCCCAGCGCTTACCGGCCGATTAAGGCGACTGCCCGGGGGCTCCGAAGAGCATTACTGCCTTTCCCGAACATCCTCCTGCCTGCTATTCTTGCATTCGCGGCATTGCATCACTCGAAATAGCAGAAGGAGCAACCAGTGATACAGGCGCGGGGAATACTGTTTTTGATGGGGGCCTTCGCGGCCGCGGCATGCGCTGAAAACCTTACCGTCACGCTCCAGCGTGGCGCTGAATTGTATGACGGCGTCGACGACGTGTTCCTATACTCGCCGCCGGTCGTGGCAAACGTCAACTACGGCGGAAATTCATCTCTCCAGGCTGGCATAAACCGTTGGAACGAACGCTATGCCGGGCTCATTCGTTTCGACCGCGGCCCCATACCCCCGAATGCCAAGGTGCTGAGCGCTTCCTTGTTTCTCTACGAACATTCCGGAGACTACCCCTCCGAAGACGTGACCATTCACGCCTGCGCTATTGCTCCCGCAAACGCCGGGTGGCTCGAGGGCGAGAATACCGGTGACCGCGTCCCTGTAGCGGGCACGCCTTGCTGGACCTTCCTGAGCTACGACGACAGGCCGTGGGCGGGGGCGCCGGGCCTCGACCAAGAAGGCGCCGACTACCTGGTTCCGCCCGCAGGAAGCGCCACCCTTCCAAAAGGCCATGACGGCTGGGTCGAATTCAAGCTCCAACCGGGTGTTGTGCAGCAATGGATCAGCCAACCCGAGACCAATGCGGGACTGCGCCTCTATCCGCTCGAAGACAAGGCACGCGGCCAGTGCATCGTGGCGTGGAGTTCTGACACCGCGGAGAACCCGTCTCTGCGGCCCAAACTGGTCGTCGAACTGGCGTTGGACGACAACGCCTGGCGCGAGTACGAGCGAGCCAGGGGCAAACAGCGGCTTGCGGCCATCATGAAACGGGCGGATGCGCTCCATGGAAAAGCAGCGGCATTCGGCTCCCCTCCCAGAACGAAAGCCGCTCTCGGCCAGCTGGACGCATCGCTTGCGAAGCTCACACAGGCTTTGAACGCGCCGGATGCCTCCGTCGACGCATTGCGAACCGCGGCCCAGGACCTACAGACCCTGGAAGAAGCCCTCAGCCGTGCTTACGACAACCTCACTGCCGCCCGCGCTGCAGCTGCCAACCAGAAGCGCGGCCTGGCAACCGACTACGCGCTCGGAGTCGCCGACAGCATGACCAACGTGCTGCGCTTGCCCGGGATGTTCGAGGGAGAATTCCCGGACTCGGCAACGATTGCCATGGCCAGAAACGA
This window encodes:
- a CDS encoding PQQ-binding-like beta-propeller repeat protein; translated protein: MKHIFAVIAASVVAGVSAWAAPVTTGLIHHWEFTPEHLDFERAKALAGGMDITIAGPIQFDDMPAALRLDGETNQLLITENLESARLPRTQFTVESWVKVNVPEEWGAFIGVIRDNGPEESGWMLGFRDDRFCLALSTKGADDGNGKLTYLMAAKPFIGGEWHHVAGVYDGKEMRLYVDGSLSASSREQSGPVLYPEKAFFEIGAYHDDNEFFRTKGSVLAVRVYERALAEPEIAANFAEHSDLVPGVTRLALGPYLQFEGALKARIGWRTSKPAPSALEWRNGDAVERIVDEVPGTEHTLEVAGVKRNTVYRYRIAVDGSAEGPATEWYECDTMFNYSVPSLPDARGPRGNGEAAARNAKVAQRIVDQTGITSGYAVILGAGDGGVACELAGRTQLNVLGVELGDEKVEAARTTLQEAGLYGPRLTLHAVESYAKLPFTKFFANLVVLDRGLMGDSPEGMADELARVLRPDGGKIFEITEEDIGGWVRVERPPLDGAGAWTHQYGTPDNSARSHDTLLGATGADQLEVQWIGRPGSRAMVDRNPRTPAPLYANGRLFTQGLQRIIAQDGYNGAILWSLEVPPFKRYNMPRDCSNWCVDGEAVYAAVEDACWRIDGAAGRISRVYPVIAPHGRWGFSWGYVANVDDVLYGSSVKDGAHYTNYWGGATSGWYDSAVGDVTHKVCSDAVFALDKASGEMRWSYGVGTILDTTITIANGRMFFVECRNKDVVAGDERRVGAPELWKDQYLVALDALTGGVVWEQPIDTEDGTVVFYLIHANGTLVIALSNQKYHLYGFNAADGTQLWHAEHDWTGQDHSGHMQHPVVVANTVFLEPCGYDLATGARVTDQMARHEGCATYAATEGALIYRGSGRRTAMWDVESGRATQWERLRPGCWLSTVAGGGMVLSPEGGGGCSCGGWLETSLAFIRREPDPRVAAAGE